CCGGAATAATCATTGGTAAATGACGGTGTCCGAAGATAAAATAGTTGTAATGTTTGGTTTCTAGTTTTCGTTTAGCGTATAAAACCAACCATTCGTTTTTTTCGCCTAAAAACTTCACATCTTCGTCACCAGAAATCAGTTTATTTTTGACTGATAAATATTGAGCCAAACTAACTCCAACATCTGGATGCAACCAACGGAAAAGCCATTTTGAAAACGGATTCGTAAAGACTTTTTTCATTCTTTTATAACCTTTATCACCAGGACCTTTTCCATCTCCGTGGCCAATTAGGAATGTTTTTCCGTTAAAAGTAAATTCTTTATTATCATGATAAACCGGAATATTCAATTCGGTTTCAAAATAATCGTTCATCCATAAATCATGATTTCCGACGAAAAAATAAATCGGAATTCCGCTGTCGCGAATTTCAGCCAGTTTGCCTAAAATTCGAACAAATCCCTTTGGAACAACCGTTTTATATTCAAACCAAAAATCAAATAAATCTCCCAGTAAAAAAATCGCTTCTGCATCTTCTTTAACCTCATCAAGCCAGGCCACGAATTTCTTTTCGCGCGGTAAACTCAATTCTGGAGTAGGCGCACCAAAATGCTGATCTGAAGCAAAATATATTTTTTTCATTTAGATTTTTAGATTACTAGACTTCTTAGAATTTTAGACTTTATCTATATGAGCGAAGTCAAAGAGTTTGGAATTTGGAATTTAAAAAATTGAAAATTAATCTTTTTACAAATTATCAGAAGCGTACCATTCTGCAAACGACGATTCTGTTTCTTGAAGCTTAAGAGAGAAAAGAGAAATTCCTTTTGGAAGTCTTGCCACGATTCTTTCAGCAAAATCTACCACCATGTTTTCGCTTGTTGGCTGATAATCTACCAAAATAACATGATGTCCACGGTTTTTCAATTCATTTGCCAATTCGATATGCGGAGTTGTCTGATTAAAAACAGTTGCATGGTCAAATTGATCGACAATTTCTTCTTTTACAATTTTCTTTAGATCCGAAAAGTCAATTACCATTCCGAACTTTACATTCGATCGATCTGTAATTGGCGAGCCAATAACCGTTACCGATAATTTATAACTGTGTCCGTGAACGTTCTTGCATTTTCCGTCGTAACCGTACAAAGCGTGACCGGTTTCGAAACTAAATTGTTTTGTAATTCTGATATTACTCATCGATGTTTAATTTTAAGCTCGCAAATTTACAAATTAATTGCCGTTTTTAGCTCTTTTTTTAGCACGAGTATACATCCACAAAGCAATTCCGCCCAAAACTAGAAACGGAATAAAAGATCCAATGACAACCCCAATCTGATAACCGCTGTCTGGAGCATCTTTAATTTTCTCTGCAATGTCAACCTTTTGCATTAACGAAATAATAGTCATGTTAATAATTTATAAAGTGAAAAATTGATTTTAAAACATTTTACAAAACTATGTTCCTATTTGTCTAAAACCAATGACTTATATCATACCTTATTTTTTAAACTGAAGCAAAGCGTTTTTAGTGAAATCAGACAAAACGAGCTTACCCGTAATTGCAGCACGCTCAAACAAAAGAGATTCCCATTGTTCTGTTCCTTCCCAAATAATCTTTTTCATTTCGTAAAGTGCTTCAGGATTATATGAACTTAGCTTTATTGCAAAATTTTCAACCTCAGCATCGAGATTTTCAGCTTCGCATAAAACCGAAAAAAGTCCTTTTTCAAAAGCCCAATCTGCCGATTTCCATTCATGTGCCGCCAATGTCATTTGGGTCATTGCTGTTTTTCCTATTTTTCTTGAAACTGCTGGCTCAATTACAAAAGGACCAATTCCGATCGCTAATTCCGAAAGTTTTATGTCACTATGCGGAGTCGCAAAAACATAATCGCAGGCCGAAATAATTCCGACACCGCCGCCCACTGCTTTTCCCTGCACACGTCCGATTATAATTTTATTACAATTTCGCATGGCATTCAATAAATGAGCAAAACCTGAAAAGAATTCGACACCTTGTTCTTCGTTTTCTACTTTCAAAAGCTCATCAAAAGAAGCTCCAGAGCAAAACGTTTTTGCGCCTTCACTTTTTAAAATAATAACCGAAACGTTTTCATTTCGGCTTAATGCATTTATTTCGGCAGTAAGACGATCTAATAATTGTCGCGGAAAAGAATTACTTGCAGGATGACCAAACTGAACCGTTGCAATTGTATTTTGAAAAGAAGTTTCTAAACTTCCGTTTACATTTTCTAAACTCATAAAAAACAGATTTAAAAGTAAAGTTACGCTTTTGAAAAATAATACTCCAGAAACTCAGTGAAATTTGTTTTTTGAAAATTATTTAACTTTATTTGCTAACGCTTTGGGGGATTAGCTCATTTGGCTAGAGCGCTACGCTGGCAGCGTAGAGGCGACCGGTTCGAATCCGGTATTCTCCACCACAAACGAAAAACCCTTGTAAATTTTGTTTTACAAGGGTTTTTAATTTATTTAGATTATAAAAATCCAATCTTACTCATATTCAAAAACAGTAATATCGGTTGTATAATTAAATCCAGCAGCGTCATACTTTATTAAGTAACCCTCCTCATCATAGAAATATTTCGGAATTGCTTCAAATTGTGACTGCCAGATCCCATTAGATAAAATTTTTGCAGCAATTTTTGTGACATGAAGATATTGATTATCCAATCTATAATACGGTTCTTTATTATAAACCCCAGCTTTATTACGGTCAAATGTATATACTACATAACTAGTTAAAGTTCCAGTTTGATCTTCATTAACAGCATACCAGCTTTTAATATAGCTTGTGTCATCTGGATAAGTATATTTATAGTTCATTTGTAAAACATCATGAATGTAAAAATAAACATCGCTAATCCTATCTTGTTCATCATAAAAATACTTATAACTTACAAAACCGTCTTTTTCAATTCGTTTATCAATTAAACCTTTATCGTTATAGGTATAACTGCTTCCAAATGCATAAGACGAAATCATTTCATTTAAAGAACCGCTTTCATTATATGTAAAACTAAAGCTTTCTGGTGTATTAGTATTACCATTGTTTGTATACACTTTAGCTGCTTCAATTTTAGTAAGCTGTCCTAAATTATTATACTTATATACAAGTTCGTAATCTCTTTCTGTATTTTTATTTAGAGCTGTTTCTACCGTATCATATAAATTTTCTGAAGGCAGATCTTTATATATACCGGCATCTCTATCAAGATAGTATTGATAAATTTTACCCATGTAATTTTGGGCAAACTTAGTAGATCGTATTAGTCGTTTTCGAGTTTCATTACTTTTTGAAGTTTTAGAAGAACCAATATTTACAATAGCAGGCTTCATCATTTCTGACTTTGGAAGAACAGGTTTTGGCTTTACGGGATCTACAGGTTTTGGTTCTACAGGAATTACAACTTCAGGTTCTACAGGTGGTTCATCTGAAGAACAGCTAGTCATTGTAAATTGAAATAAAATGGCAAAAAACAGTAGTAATTTAAGTAGTTTTTTCTGCATATTGATCGATTATTTAGAGCACTAATATACCATTTATCTCATCACACTAATCAGATAATTATCTTATTTTTTGCAGTCTTTTTTTCGATGTTTACTTATTTCTCATTAGCAGAATCATCTGCATCAACTCTATCTTTCTCAGCTTTTTTAAAATCATTATTGAGCAAATTTTCCAATTTCTTTTTTTCTCGCTGATTTTTTCTGATTGTTAGCACAACAAGAATAATTACCAATACTGCTACAATCGCTATTAAACTCCAATTAATATCCATAGTTTTAATTTTTAATTAAAAGTAAATAATTAAAATTATCTTTCATGTTATCAAACAGTTAACTGTTTTTACTAACAAATAAATTTTATTCTGATACAATAAAACTTTTGAAAAATATTTCTTCAAAACTGTTTCCTATTTTTGTGTATCTAAAAATCTTCAAAAGAAGATATTGATAATAATTTTATAAGCCACTCAAAATGAATCAAACTTTAAAACATAAAATATTCTCATTCATAAAGAAACCCCTTATAATTGCAGTTTTATTTTTCGTTTTTACTTTAATAGAAATCTATTGGGCAATGGGCAGTTTCTCAGACAAACCATCAAGTGCTTGTTTGGATTGTTCTTTTTTTGACGATGCTTATTTAATGACTTTATTTTCTACTGTTTTCTTATCCATAGTTTTTCTGGCTCTTTCATTCATTAAAAACAGTACTCTAAAAGTTATACTTCAATTACTAATCCTAATTTCTGTTTGGTTTTTCTGGAATTACACCATTTTTGTAGATCGAGAATCTTCATGGAGCACTTATCTTTTTAAAGAGGAAATAATGTATACCCTTGAATTTTCCTTCCTTCCTATTTCAATTTTATCTCTTGTTACAATATTTACTTTAAACTATATTTCAAGAAAATTATGAGTCAAAGTAAAAAAATAATATTGCGAATTTATTTCATGATCAGCGCTCTTTTTGTCCTAGACTGTCTTTTGTATTATTTTAAAGAAATTAGTCTTAGCGGATATTATAGTGATGTAGTTTTATCATGGCTCTTGCTGATAAGCAGTTTTGCAATCATTATCCTCTTTTGGAAAAAACTTTTGGCAAAACTCTTTTTGGCAGCAATAATAGTAACATTTGCAATCAGCATTATTGCCATGATGCTACCGTTTTATGCTTTACTGCTTTCAAGTACATCTTTAGGTTTATACCAAAATAAAGACCTTAATGAAAATTACAGAGCCCAAATTGTTGGCTATAGTGTGATGGTTCATCCTTGGCTGGAAATAATTGAGAAAAAAGGATTATTTGAAAAACGAATTATCAAATGCACCGATCCCCAACTTATGAATGATAATTTGGAAATCAAAATTAGAACGGCAAAAGATATTCTTTTTAAAAGTGAAACCGATAGCACGCTGACTTTGACACTATTTTATGGCGGACCAAATAAAACTATTACTTTTAATAAAAACACAGGAAGTATTACTGCAATAAAAAACAATTAATTTTAGAACTACTTAAACCATCTAAGTTTCATTTTAAAAATTAATAAAGTATTTTCGTATACAGCAAAAAATTAAGTAAGATCTATACCTATAAAATGACAACAAAATCATTACTAATATCAATCCCTTTTTTAATTCTATTATCGGCCTGCAATAAAAAAGAAAACACCACAACGGCTAAACTTCCTGAAGTAACAGAACATGTAGAAACTGAAAACGATACACTGCAAACTGAAGAAACTTTAAGAAAAGAAAGCATTTATCTATTTAACGTGATGCCAAAAGACAGCAGCGATGTTGCTTTTGTTTCTCTTTCGGATATTTATCCTATTAACGACGAAAAAGATACGCTCGTTTTGCCCAACATAGAAAAAATGGGAAAATATGATGCGCAATATTTTACATTTGATAAAAACTACAGAAAGAGATTTTTGTCTAAAACCAATATCTCCGAAACCGATTCATTGTTTGTTTACGATTATGCTAAAAACAAACTGGTTTCTTTTGCGGTAAAAAATCTGAAAACCGCTGCACTGTTAAACGGATATTCTTCTGAAGAAGATTGGCCGTATCACAATTATGATTTTATGATTGGTTTTGAAATCAGCAAAAAATATTTAAACGGATTCAGTGAATATTACAGAGATGCTTTGGTATATGTAGGCAAAGAAAATCCGTTTTCGAAAGAACGTTTGAAGCCCATTTCGTGGAAAAAAATTGCAAAAAAGGATTATCCATCAAAAGCATTGAAAAATGACGCACGTGCTTTACTAAAGAACACAGTAACAGGCAATACGTATTTTTACAAAACCGATAGCTATGAGTATTTTTTACAAGACTATCTGGACAGCAATAAAATAATTTATGGCAGACGTCTTTTGGTCGTTGATTCTAAAACCAAAGATGTTATAATCGAAAAGCTTTTCAGCCAAAGCGAAGGCACATCTCCTTCTCCATTAAATTATGAAAATGGAGAAGATTCTATTGATCAATGGACAGGAAAACTTTTTAAAAACAAACCTGAAGTTCTTTTTGGTTTCGAATATTTTTCTTTTGGGTGTCCGAATATTTCTGTAATCGACAAATCAAATGAAGAAATTAATATTCAGTGTGATAATCGTCATTAATAGCTAAAAATTCCAAATTCCAAATTCCAAATTCCAACTACAAAAATTATATTTATACAATGGAAGAAATTAAAAATCGTATTGCTGCATGCGAACTTGATTATGATGAAATTCAAGAATCATCAAAGTAAATTCTTAATCAAACATTAGCTAAAGAAAATTTTTGCGTCTCCGCAACTTCTTGGCAAAAAATTGCTACAAGTTTATCACTAAATATCAAACCCCTTCTTTAATATACTTTATGTAATACTTCAAAAAATATAAAGGAAAAAATGCTCCTGCAATTGGTAGATAAATACCGCTAAAAGCATCATCATAATTCATAGTCTGTTTTTGTACAATCAT
The Flavobacterium humidisoli DNA segment above includes these coding regions:
- a CDS encoding UDP-2,3-diacylglucosamine diphosphatase, whose product is MKKIYFASDQHFGAPTPELSLPREKKFVAWLDEVKEDAEAIFLLGDLFDFWFEYKTVVPKGFVRILGKLAEIRDSGIPIYFFVGNHDLWMNDYFETELNIPVYHDNKEFTFNGKTFLIGHGDGKGPGDKGYKRMKKVFTNPFSKWLFRWLHPDVGVSLAQYLSVKNKLISGDEDVKFLGEKNEWLVLYAKRKLETKHYNYFIFGHRHLPMIIPVGENSEYVNLGDWIGYFTYGVFDGEKFELKKFEK
- a CDS encoding 6-pyruvoyl trahydropterin synthase family protein, whose protein sequence is MSNIRITKQFSFETGHALYGYDGKCKNVHGHSYKLSVTVIGSPITDRSNVKFGMVIDFSDLKKIVKEEIVDQFDHATVFNQTTPHIELANELKNRGHHVILVDYQPTSENMVVDFAERIVARLPKGISLFSLKLQETESSFAEWYASDNL
- a CDS encoding enoyl-CoA hydratase/isomerase family protein, translated to MSLENVNGSLETSFQNTIATVQFGHPASNSFPRQLLDRLTAEINALSRNENVSVIILKSEGAKTFCSGASFDELLKVENEEQGVEFFSGFAHLLNAMRNCNKIIIGRVQGKAVGGGVGIISACDYVFATPHSDIKLSELAIGIGPFVIEPAVSRKIGKTAMTQMTLAAHEWKSADWAFEKGLFSVLCEAENLDAEVENFAIKLSSYNPEALYEMKKIIWEGTEQWESLLFERAAITGKLVLSDFTKNALLQFKK
- a CDS encoding oxidoreductase, yielding MTTKSLLISIPFLILLSACNKKENTTTAKLPEVTEHVETENDTLQTEETLRKESIYLFNVMPKDSSDVAFVSLSDIYPINDEKDTLVLPNIEKMGKYDAQYFTFDKNYRKRFLSKTNISETDSLFVYDYAKNKLVSFAVKNLKTAALLNGYSSEEDWPYHNYDFMIGFEISKKYLNGFSEYYRDALVYVGKENPFSKERLKPISWKKIAKKDYPSKALKNDARALLKNTVTGNTYFYKTDSYEYFLQDYLDSNKIIYGRRLLVVDSKTKDVIIEKLFSQSEGTSPSPLNYENGEDSIDQWTGKLFKNKPEVLFGFEYFSFGCPNISVIDKSNEEINIQCDNRH